In one window of Halomarina pelagica DNA:
- a CDS encoding DUF7284 family protein: MSARGQSTVVDVALALVVVSAAVGLLTVPSPAPTADGTADETIAALQTTTVTVTTEDGDRTLHGTPAQLLARATLDRVRFDGTAIGRTDSADRRTVERAVARVTRHRAARAQVIARWEPYPGASVAGRVAVGGTPPASATVDAAVTTLPAPLPLGAVPPTRAAAGYDALGSAAAESVVAAVAPPSLCRRARFDARARTRLVRRYRRLDRALGGRTVAPPAEAGRLASTDLTATRERLRRALAARFADDLRERFASPDRAARSMAAGEVQIVVRTWSP, translated from the coding sequence GTGAGCGCGCGCGGCCAGAGCACGGTCGTGGACGTCGCGCTCGCGCTCGTCGTCGTCTCCGCCGCGGTCGGCCTCCTCACGGTCCCGTCGCCCGCTCCGACGGCAGACGGGACGGCCGACGAGACCATCGCGGCGCTCCAGACGACCACCGTGACCGTCACCACCGAGGACGGAGATCGGACGCTCCACGGGACGCCCGCGCAGCTGCTCGCCCGCGCGACGCTCGACCGGGTTCGGTTCGACGGGACCGCGATCGGCCGCACCGACTCGGCCGACCGTCGCACCGTCGAGAGAGCCGTCGCCCGAGTCACCCGCCACCGCGCGGCGCGCGCGCAGGTGATCGCCCGGTGGGAGCCGTACCCCGGCGCGTCCGTCGCCGGCCGGGTCGCCGTCGGTGGGACGCCTCCCGCCTCGGCGACCGTCGACGCGGCGGTGACCACGCTCCCGGCACCGCTCCCCCTCGGCGCGGTCCCCCCGACGCGCGCGGCGGCCGGGTACGACGCCCTCGGGAGCGCGGCGGCGGAGTCGGTCGTCGCCGCCGTCGCGCCGCCGTCGCTGTGCCGACGCGCCCGTTTCGACGCTCGCGCCCGAACTCGACTCGTCCGGCGGTACCGCCGGCTCGATCGGGCGCTCGGCGGGCGGACCGTCGCTCCCCCGGCGGAGGCGGGACGTCTCGCGTCGACGGACCTGACCGCGACACGCGAGCGTCTCCGACGGGCGCTCGCGGCGCGGTTCGCGGACGACCTCCGGGAGCGGTTCGCGTCGCCCGACCGCGCGGCGCGATCGATGGCGGCCGGGGAGGTTCAGATCGTGGTTCGGACGTGGTCGCCGTGA